Proteins from a genomic interval of Bacteroidia bacterium:
- a CDS encoding alpha/beta hydrolase, whose protein sequence is MLRTTTFLFLMLFICLQLQAQKGEEVFLWPEGAPGALGEDPEDKPKLDLYLVKGAPENTSAVLICPGGGYWNLAMDHEGDQIARWFQARGVHAFVLSYRLAKHGYKHPSMLYDAQRGLRYLRAHADTWGIDKEKIGILGFSAGGHLASTASTHFDSGDANATDPIDKEHSRPNYAVLAYPVIAFGEDFTHKGSQRNLIGQDPSAEMIELLSNEKQVSAETPPTFLVHTSQDKAVPPENSIVYYLALQKAGVPAELHIYQEGRHGLGMINTSNPVFNSWADRLEDWLRVQGVIK, encoded by the coding sequence ATGCTCAGAACTACTACTTTCCTATTTCTCATGCTATTTATTTGTCTTCAGCTTCAAGCCCAAAAAGGAGAGGAGGTCTTCTTGTGGCCGGAAGGTGCTCCAGGCGCTTTGGGAGAAGATCCGGAGGATAAACCCAAATTGGATCTTTACCTGGTAAAAGGCGCTCCCGAAAATACTTCAGCAGTTCTGATATGTCCGGGGGGTGGATACTGGAACCTGGCCATGGATCATGAAGGAGATCAGATTGCCCGTTGGTTTCAGGCACGTGGAGTCCATGCTTTCGTTTTAAGCTATCGCCTCGCCAAACATGGATATAAGCATCCCTCTATGCTGTATGATGCACAACGGGGCCTTAGATACCTCAGGGCTCATGCCGATACCTGGGGAATTGATAAGGAAAAAATCGGGATACTGGGATTTTCTGCAGGTGGACATCTTGCTTCTACTGCCTCTACGCATTTCGATTCAGGCGATGCAAATGCGACAGACCCTATAGATAAAGAACATTCCCGACCCAATTATGCAGTACTGGCTTATCCTGTGATTGCCTTTGGAGAAGATTTCACCCACAAAGGTTCACAGAGAAACCTGATCGGACAGGATCCTTCAGCAGAAATGATTGAATTGCTCTCAAACGAAAAACAGGTAAGCGCTGAAACTCCTCCAACTTTCCTGGTTCACACCAGCCAGGACAAAGCAGTTCCTCCGGAAAATAGCATTGTTTATTATCTGGCCCTGCAAAAAGCAGGAGTTCCGGCAGAGCTTCATATTTATCAGGAAGGTAGACATGGACTGGGAATGATAAATACCTCGAATCCTGTTTTTAATTCCTGGGCGGATCGACTGGAAGATTGGCTCCGTGTGCAGGGGGTGATTAAGTAA
- a CDS encoding glycoside hydrolase family 32 protein: MKSSLQIITILIILSSGFMACKPTEKESQKNPKEETIALSAYNEQHRPQIHFSPPQQWMNDPNGMVYHDGEYHLFYQHFPDSNVWGPMHWGHAVSEDLVHWENLPIALYPDELGYIFSGSAVMDYENTSAFGTDENPPMVAIYTYHDPVGEKAATKTFQTQGIAYSTDKGRTWTKYEGNPVIPNPGLRDFRDPKVFWHKESSQWVMIFARGNQVQIYNSPNLKNWTLTSEFGEDQGTHAGVWECPDLFELPIDDTGEKKWMMIVSLGDGNPNGGSGTMYFVGDFDGKTFSNENPKDEVLWLEYGRDNYAGVSWSDVPETDGRRIFMGWMSNWRYAQVVPTHAWRSAMTLARELTFTDYNGKTVLKTSPVLENEGMRINESDLTVGEVSGLRPLGLLPNGLMEVSLKLELDPTDNPEFIAIQLSNTKGEIVRIGYKTAANEYFIDRQNSGKSDFHENFATIDVAPAMLGEDNIIDMRLFVDVSSVELFADEGRTVMTDIFFPNETFNQLSLVVTKGKAKILAGKVWELEGIWE, translated from the coding sequence ATGAAAAGCAGCCTTCAAATAATCACTATTTTGATTATACTTTCTTCAGGTTTTATGGCCTGTAAACCTACTGAAAAAGAAAGCCAGAAAAATCCTAAAGAAGAGACGATAGCTCTTTCCGCTTATAATGAACAGCATCGTCCTCAAATACATTTCTCCCCTCCTCAACAATGGATGAATGACCCCAATGGCATGGTGTATCATGATGGGGAATATCATTTGTTCTATCAGCATTTTCCCGATAGCAATGTTTGGGGACCTATGCATTGGGGACATGCGGTGAGTGAGGATTTGGTTCATTGGGAGAATTTACCAATTGCCTTATATCCGGATGAACTAGGCTATATTTTCTCTGGCAGTGCAGTAATGGATTATGAGAATACATCAGCTTTTGGGACCGATGAGAATCCGCCTATGGTGGCGATTTATACCTATCATGATCCTGTCGGAGAAAAAGCAGCTACAAAAACTTTTCAAACACAAGGAATTGCATACAGCACAGATAAAGGTAGAACCTGGACCAAATATGAAGGCAATCCCGTCATCCCCAATCCCGGATTGAGAGACTTTCGTGATCCTAAAGTATTCTGGCATAAAGAGAGCAGTCAATGGGTCATGATCTTTGCACGAGGAAATCAGGTTCAAATCTACAATTCTCCTAATTTGAAGAATTGGACGCTTACCTCTGAATTTGGAGAGGATCAGGGAACCCATGCAGGTGTGTGGGAATGTCCGGACCTTTTTGAGCTGCCTATCGATGATACTGGGGAGAAGAAATGGATGATGATTGTGAGTTTGGGAGATGGAAACCCCAATGGAGGCTCAGGAACCATGTATTTTGTTGGAGACTTTGATGGAAAGACTTTCAGCAATGAAAATCCTAAAGATGAAGTGCTCTGGCTGGAATATGGCAGAGACAATTATGCGGGTGTAAGCTGGTCAGATGTACCTGAAACGGATGGGAGGCGCATTTTTATGGGCTGGATGAGCAATTGGCGCTATGCGCAAGTCGTGCCTACCCATGCCTGGCGCAGTGCAATGACCCTGGCCCGGGAGCTTACTTTCACCGACTATAACGGAAAAACAGTCCTCAAGACAAGTCCAGTGCTTGAAAATGAAGGTATGCGGATAAATGAATCTGATTTGACTGTGGGAGAAGTCTCCGGCCTTCGTCCTTTGGGCTTATTGCCAAATGGTTTGATGGAAGTTAGCCTTAAACTAGAGCTTGATCCCACGGATAACCCTGAATTTATCGCAATTCAATTATCCAACACCAAAGGAGAGATTGTTCGAATAGGATATAAGACCGCAGCCAATGAGTATTTCATCGACCGTCAGAATTCAGGCAAATCTGATTTCCATGAAAATTTTGCCACGATTGATGTCGCACCTGCTATGTTGGGAGAAGATAATATCATAGATATGCGGCTTTTTGTGGATGTTTCTTCTGTAGAATTATTTGCTGATGAAGGCCGGACCGTCATGACAGATATTTTCTTTCCCAATGAGACCTTTAACCAACTAAGTCTGGTGGTCACTAAAGGCAAAGCCAAAATTCTGGCTGGCAAGGTTTGGGAATTGGAGGGGATTTGGGAATAA
- a CDS encoding heparin lyase I family protein, giving the protein MKIFQKFGIYLISWIFLVQIACGPIYRPPAPPESPTNEPNTHPELDSSIVKSWIWSELTLPAYTWPDGIAFGNGLFVDFAFDVNGVKIEGDKLRFFLDPINPAPPATNDGNFNYRSEIRTAPWQINHPLGSEHWIGWTFTFEPDYIIDPNSPITIFQNHPGVVGSSPMVELEIAGLNRPRPAKGGEIQVVNHVLNTRFVTDFSPQAGQTFEIVLHIVFDEGANGLFQVWINGELIYNEAEQTVFDEYPWGGNNKWGIYHHSHRYDTTEVNSSLAAGADKVSAYMGPLKLLIRDNSAPNYRKDAFDIVKP; this is encoded by the coding sequence ATGAAAATATTCCAAAAGTTTGGTATTTACCTAATATCATGGATTTTTCTTGTACAAATTGCTTGCGGGCCCATTTATAGGCCCCCCGCTCCTCCGGAATCTCCGACTAATGAGCCCAATACACATCCGGAATTGGATTCTTCTATTGTGAAGAGCTGGATTTGGTCCGAATTAACCCTACCTGCTTATACCTGGCCCGATGGCATTGCCTTCGGAAACGGATTATTTGTAGATTTTGCTTTTGATGTAAATGGAGTAAAAATTGAGGGAGACAAATTGCGTTTTTTCCTGGATCCCATAAATCCTGCTCCTCCTGCTACCAATGATGGCAATTTTAATTATAGGAGTGAAATTCGGACAGCCCCCTGGCAAATCAATCATCCTTTAGGCTCGGAGCACTGGATAGGTTGGACCTTTACCTTTGAGCCCGATTATATTATTGATCCTAATTCTCCGATTACCATTTTTCAGAATCATCCGGGTGTAGTCGGTAGTTCCCCTATGGTAGAGTTAGAGATCGCTGGATTAAACCGCCCCAGACCCGCCAAAGGAGGGGAGATACAGGTTGTCAATCATGTGTTGAATACTCGCTTTGTTACAGATTTCAGTCCTCAGGCCGGACAGACATTTGAAATAGTTTTGCACATAGTTTTTGATGAGGGAGCAAATGGCCTCTTTCAAGTTTGGATCAATGGCGAATTGATCTATAATGAAGCAGAGCAAACCGTTTTTGATGAATATCCCTGGGGAGGAAATAATAAATGGGGCATTTATCATCACTCACATAGATACGATACGACAGAAGTAAATTCTTCTCTTGCTGCGGGAGCAGATAAAGTATCGGCTTACATGGGACCTTTGAAGCTATTGATAAGAGATAATTCGGCCCCCAATTACCGTAAAGATGCATTTGATATTGTTAAACCATAG
- a CDS encoding Gfo/Idh/MocA family oxidoreductase — MEPHSNEPLNRRHFTKKLAGGLGAFALTTSTIGLGALDACAQASGEKLGIALVGLGNYATNQLAPALQETKNCYLAAIVTGTPEKAEKWKAKYNIPDKNIYNYDNFDDIKDNPDIDLVYVVLPNSMHMEYSIRAAKAGKDVISEKPMATNLADAERMVREIKKTGQNLYIGYRLHYEPYNLEAARIGTEGDFGKVKVFEGSFGFKIGDPTQWRLNKELAGGGPLMDVGIYVIQAARYCTGEEPIAITAQEYKTDPVKFAQVDETIFWQMEFPSGAVANCSTTYASNIQRLFLSCENGYVDLSPVYGYGGIGGKTHKKTLELPAVNQQALHMDGIAYSIIHGTKANNVSGAEGLRDMQVIDAIYRAIESKGRIEIG, encoded by the coding sequence ATGGAACCGCATTCTAATGAACCGCTCAATAGGAGACATTTTACTAAAAAACTGGCAGGAGGCCTTGGAGCCTTTGCCCTTACTACCTCAACGATAGGACTGGGTGCGCTGGATGCCTGTGCACAAGCCTCAGGAGAAAAACTGGGGATAGCCCTGGTAGGATTGGGAAATTATGCTACCAATCAATTGGCTCCAGCCCTACAGGAAACCAAAAACTGCTACCTGGCAGCTATTGTTACCGGCACACCAGAAAAAGCAGAGAAGTGGAAAGCCAAGTATAATATCCCCGATAAGAACATATACAACTACGACAACTTTGACGATATAAAAGACAATCCAGACATTGACCTGGTGTATGTCGTTCTTCCCAATTCGATGCACATGGAGTATTCGATACGAGCAGCAAAAGCCGGTAAAGATGTTATTTCGGAGAAACCGATGGCCACCAATTTAGCTGATGCGGAAAGAATGGTCAGAGAAATAAAAAAGACAGGTCAGAATCTCTACATAGGCTATCGCTTGCATTATGAACCCTACAATTTGGAAGCAGCCCGTATAGGAACGGAAGGAGATTTTGGAAAGGTAAAAGTATTCGAAGGAAGTTTTGGATTTAAAATAGGCGATCCGACTCAATGGAGACTTAACAAAGAACTGGCAGGAGGTGGCCCTTTGATGGATGTGGGGATCTATGTAATTCAGGCTGCTCGATATTGTACAGGCGAAGAACCAATTGCAATCACAGCGCAGGAATACAAAACTGATCCCGTAAAATTTGCCCAGGTTGACGAAACTATTTTCTGGCAAATGGAATTTCCAAGTGGAGCCGTAGCAAATTGCAGTACCACCTATGCCAGCAATATCCAACGCCTCTTCTTATCCTGTGAAAATGGATATGTAGATTTGAGTCCTGTGTACGGATATGGAGGAATAGGAGGGAAAACCCATAAGAAAACCCTCGAATTACCGGCTGTCAATCAACAGGCCCTGCATATGGATGGGATCGCATATAGTATCATTCATGGTACTAAAGCCAATAATGTATCTGGAGCAGAAGGCCTTCGGGATATGCAGGTAATTGATGCGATCTACCGGGCGATTGAAAGCAAAGGTCGGATAGAGATAGGATAA
- a CDS encoding alpha/beta fold hydrolase — translation MKKLLLLGLCSLFIQLPAQVEKRKEFLEELKPFLEASTGSWASKAWISPLDSSWQAWLDRTGELPPNFDIIPSQVLPHDLMKDLVSGDEIRRKDQWQAQRKEMAGILKTWLSGTFPPKPESIQAEILEKKEERGIRIERVKVSWGSHPDLSIRASIYYPPGKGPFPVFMTPGTKGHSWISISQALSRGYICVQYSGCDAEDDTEKYARHYYPTYDFTTIMRRAWGAHRLVDYLYTLDIVEKDKIGITGLSRDGKQVLMAAAFDERIDAVVVCSGGTGGEDLFRYTSPNYDNETIAAITGNFPHWLHPRLRFFAGREHKLPFDQHFLSALIAPRGLLLSSSYFEDQGNPWAIEQHFDAVLPVFKFLDAEEKLGLHLRRGLHRPAMRDVHDYVDFFDKVFDRGNKAVPIIRYYDYSFEKWKALSAKEEPTQSKEISVASLEEAADFDKWKTELAQESRKLLGEAPMLLNPSFRAGLDYLDKVIRRPGLPKGADSKELHIGQLQYPLDEEGKPLKNVPVVIYLHEFAYPTGYGRGSWRFVHSLLDAGFAVYLQDQIGFGSRVEEGKDFYQRYPDYSKMGLMVDELSLAVDALEREDIIDKERIYAVGYSLGAKVGLWATPFEDRIAAMALVAGVNPLRNSGKDKERLGIKLYSHLHALIPQLGFYVGKEEGLPIDYDALIAAYAPKPLMMISPIWDQESNAGELAQCVESAGMAYKILDAGKKLEFRPVVDFNRFSKEMEEEILAWLMKNAGL, via the coding sequence ATGAAAAAACTACTGCTTCTGGGCCTTTGCAGCCTCTTTATTCAACTTCCTGCTCAAGTAGAGAAGAGAAAAGAATTTCTTGAAGAACTCAAACCCTTTCTGGAAGCTTCTACGGGTTCCTGGGCAAGTAAAGCATGGATAAGTCCTTTGGATAGTAGCTGGCAAGCCTGGCTGGATCGCACAGGAGAACTTCCCCCCAATTTTGATATCATCCCCAGCCAGGTCCTACCGCATGATTTGATGAAAGATTTGGTTTCTGGAGATGAAATTAGGCGTAAAGATCAATGGCAAGCACAACGCAAAGAAATGGCTGGAATCCTCAAAACCTGGCTCAGCGGAACTTTCCCCCCAAAACCGGAATCCATCCAGGCAGAAATCCTCGAAAAGAAAGAAGAAAGAGGGATCAGAATTGAAAGAGTAAAAGTCTCCTGGGGATCACATCCGGATTTGAGCATTCGAGCCAGTATCTACTATCCTCCCGGCAAAGGACCTTTTCCGGTATTTATGACTCCCGGTACAAAGGGACATTCCTGGATCAGCATCAGCCAGGCGCTTAGCCGAGGCTATATTTGTGTACAATATTCGGGTTGTGATGCGGAAGATGATACAGAGAAATATGCCCGACATTATTATCCCACATACGATTTTACCACCATCATGAGAAGGGCCTGGGGAGCTCATCGGCTCGTAGATTATCTCTATACCCTGGATATAGTTGAAAAGGATAAGATTGGCATTACAGGCCTTAGTAGGGATGGTAAACAAGTATTGATGGCTGCAGCCTTCGATGAGCGGATAGATGCCGTAGTGGTTTGTAGTGGGGGAACGGGCGGTGAAGACCTTTTCCGCTATACCTCTCCCAACTATGACAATGAAACTATAGCTGCAATTACAGGTAATTTTCCTCACTGGTTACATCCAAGGCTTCGTTTTTTTGCCGGTCGAGAACACAAACTTCCTTTTGATCAGCACTTTTTGAGTGCCCTGATTGCTCCAAGGGGGCTATTATTGAGTTCGTCTTATTTTGAAGATCAGGGAAATCCCTGGGCCATAGAGCAGCATTTTGATGCGGTTTTACCGGTATTCAAATTTCTGGATGCTGAGGAAAAACTGGGCTTGCATTTGAGAAGGGGCTTGCATCGGCCTGCCATGCGTGACGTCCATGATTATGTAGATTTCTTTGATAAAGTTTTCGACAGAGGAAATAAAGCGGTTCCGATAATTCGCTATTATGATTATTCTTTTGAAAAATGGAAAGCCCTGAGTGCTAAGGAAGAACCGACCCAAAGCAAAGAGATTTCTGTAGCTTCTCTTGAGGAGGCAGCGGATTTTGATAAATGGAAAACTGAATTGGCACAAGAAAGCAGGAAACTTCTGGGTGAAGCCCCTATGCTCCTCAATCCCAGCTTTCGAGCCGGCCTGGATTATTTGGATAAAGTGATCAGACGTCCGGGCTTACCCAAAGGAGCTGACTCAAAGGAATTGCACATCGGACAATTGCAATATCCCCTGGATGAGGAAGGCAAGCCCTTGAAAAATGTACCAGTAGTGATTTATTTGCATGAATTTGCCTATCCGACGGGTTATGGAAGAGGAAGCTGGCGTTTTGTACATTCCTTATTAGATGCTGGTTTCGCGGTCTATTTGCAGGATCAGATTGGTTTTGGCAGCAGGGTAGAGGAGGGGAAAGACTTTTATCAGCGTTATCCTGATTATTCTAAAATGGGACTAATGGTGGATGAATTGAGCCTTGCAGTTGATGCCCTGGAAAGAGAAGATATAATTGATAAAGAGAGAATCTATGCGGTGGGATATAGTTTGGGGGCGAAAGTGGGACTTTGGGCAACTCCTTTTGAAGATCGGATAGCTGCTATGGCCTTGGTTGCAGGAGTGAATCCCCTAAGAAATAGTGGCAAGGATAAAGAAAGATTAGGGATTAAACTTTACTCCCATTTACATGCCTTGATTCCTCAACTTGGATTTTATGTAGGGAAAGAAGAGGGCTTGCCCATAGACTATGATGCCCTGATAGCTGCTTATGCTCCTAAGCCCCTCATGATGATCTCTCCCATTTGGGATCAAGAAAGTAATGCAGGAGAATTGGCACAGTGCGTGGAAAGTGCAGGTATGGCCTATAAAATTTTGGATGCGGGTAAAAAACTGGAATTCCGGCCTGTGGTTGATTTCAATCGATTTAGTAAAGAAATGGAAGAAGAGATCTTAGCCTGGTTGATGAAAAATGCGGGTCTCTAG
- a CDS encoding S8 family serine peptidase codes for MIRRSTLSLCALLLLLFEFQAARSQNSEYYQQAIIIELEEELTAAQQKEIKEIFTSINLKGRHAVWQLPFSFYNASPKALEEKLDQWTALSGIKRIEPNYAYSILNGIPDDPELEKQWPADMISGNDGNIDLLSAWNLHPGEKAIIAGIIDTGIDFGHEDLHQNIWQNLAEDSDGDGRTIERINGQWVLDPGDLDGIDADQNGYTDDLVGWDFVNNDNNPFDDNGHGTHIAGIMGAKGNNGKGIAGVNWNMKLMALKAFDANGDGALSSILPAMRYARKMGVDISNSSYGSHAFSRIMYEEIEKHDRDKKLVVAAAGNEASNNYTKPVYPASYELDNIVSVAAGDNQGELSTFSNYGLYSVDLMAPGSQIYSSLPHGGYGYKDGTSMAAPFVTGTLALIWSFGPDLNHHQLKNILLASVDQLPALYGKCVSSGKLNVHRALQFSSRICTDWYNSSSSFDVKGLAEEGEYIWAATNQGLIRLKKDDCEVKTFNKKNSDLPEDKIKAVGVDKQGVVWVATDKKGVLSYDGNSWTTYTQKSGLPDDKVRSILVDKDNRIWLGSEKKGIGVYENGSWTYYNKKTGLPDDKIKSLGKDPDGNIWVSTQKGIGHYKQEEWTIFNKKNSGLPHDKLIGVAVGPDQTIWAATDKGLASFNGSSWTQYAKSNSGLPNDKILSIGVDGDGEVWIGTDKGLVEYNGNAWTVFKKSNSHLPDDHPHAMIVDDKGNTWVGTHKGIHVFGAKVLASFSGDPSICVDQTYTFSNATMNGTSFEWRLDGDLLSTDRDLTYHFDRAGTYLLTLIASNRVSFNVFSRTIEVKEPLEIDLGPDRSLCANAFVLDACTDDLVYRWVNSNGETLGREKTFTVRESGTYTLIAENGCDQVANASVQIDLNGDCVWPGDANADGRVNSRDFLTMGLLEGFQGSMRNDRSTQWEEQLADNWVMSFPDDHSLAADVNFKHADANGDGLIELSTDGQIVWQNAYMPAEEINNSAPNGAILSLQHESTTILSEDTALIEYELKLDQNGGPVPDLYGLSFALDYNLPLAQEPVLNLQNGWMGNAESLIIHDWNNFQNCPEGGQRQMDIALSRIDGQGATGSGKIGTLGIIVVVDDLAGENDILGYVSLQITPRNPLILNSIGEYIPLNTTLSQVTSVVPLRLEKEENEGITEESFRSPEFPALTDFLPYPNPFNEELTVSFSLEEDEEVLIQLRNLQGVLMKEWTEAFVAGTHKSLLQFEDLPPGLYFLYLETENQRGVKRVWISE; via the coding sequence ATGATAAGAAGAAGTACACTTTCACTTTGCGCTCTACTCCTGTTATTGTTCGAATTTCAAGCTGCCCGTAGTCAAAATAGCGAGTACTATCAGCAGGCTATTATTATTGAATTAGAAGAAGAGCTCACTGCCGCTCAACAAAAGGAAATAAAAGAAATATTCACAAGTATCAATTTGAAAGGGAGACATGCCGTCTGGCAGCTCCCTTTTTCTTTTTATAATGCTTCACCTAAAGCCCTTGAGGAAAAACTGGACCAATGGACTGCACTCAGTGGTATTAAGCGGATAGAACCCAATTATGCCTATAGCATCCTCAATGGGATTCCTGATGATCCTGAACTTGAGAAACAATGGCCGGCTGATATGATTTCAGGAAATGATGGCAATATAGATCTTCTATCCGCCTGGAATTTGCATCCGGGTGAGAAAGCCATAATTGCGGGCATCATTGATACAGGCATTGACTTTGGGCACGAAGATTTACATCAAAATATCTGGCAAAATCTGGCAGAGGATAGTGATGGAGATGGTAGAACCATTGAACGAATAAATGGCCAGTGGGTATTGGACCCTGGAGATTTGGATGGAATAGATGCTGATCAAAATGGCTATACCGATGACCTGGTGGGGTGGGACTTTGTGAATAATGACAACAATCCTTTTGATGACAATGGGCATGGGACCCATATCGCGGGTATCATGGGAGCAAAAGGGAATAATGGAAAGGGCATCGCAGGGGTAAACTGGAACATGAAACTCATGGCTTTGAAGGCTTTTGATGCAAATGGAGATGGTGCTCTATCTTCTATTCTCCCAGCCATGAGATATGCCAGAAAAATGGGGGTTGATATCAGTAATAGTAGCTATGGGAGCCATGCTTTTAGCAGAATCATGTATGAGGAGATTGAAAAGCATGACAGAGACAAAAAATTAGTAGTTGCAGCTGCGGGAAATGAAGCCAGCAACAATTATACAAAGCCCGTCTACCCGGCCAGTTATGAGTTGGATAATATAGTCTCAGTAGCTGCAGGAGATAATCAGGGAGAATTAAGTACTTTTTCAAATTACGGTTTGTATTCTGTGGACCTTATGGCTCCCGGATCTCAAATTTACAGCAGCCTGCCCCATGGAGGATATGGCTATAAAGATGGGACGTCTATGGCGGCACCCTTTGTAACAGGCACCTTAGCCCTGATTTGGTCCTTTGGCCCGGATCTTAATCATCATCAGTTAAAAAACATATTGCTGGCATCTGTAGATCAGCTGCCGGCTCTCTATGGAAAGTGTGTGAGTTCTGGCAAATTGAATGTGCATCGTGCCCTTCAGTTCAGTAGTCGGATTTGCACGGATTGGTACAATAGTTCTTCTTCATTTGATGTCAAAGGACTTGCAGAAGAGGGAGAATACATTTGGGCGGCAACGAATCAAGGACTCATCCGGCTCAAAAAAGATGATTGTGAAGTCAAGACCTTTAATAAGAAAAACTCAGATTTACCTGAGGATAAGATCAAGGCTGTAGGTGTGGATAAACAGGGAGTTGTCTGGGTGGCTACAGATAAGAAAGGCGTTCTGAGTTATGACGGAAATTCCTGGACCACCTACACCCAAAAATCCGGCTTGCCTGATGATAAGGTTCGAAGCATCTTGGTAGATAAGGATAATCGAATATGGTTGGGATCTGAGAAGAAGGGAATAGGAGTATATGAAAATGGAAGCTGGACCTATTATAATAAGAAAACAGGCCTTCCGGATGACAAAATAAAGTCATTGGGTAAAGATCCTGATGGTAACATTTGGGTGAGTACACAAAAAGGGATAGGCCATTATAAACAGGAAGAATGGACGATTTTCAATAAGAAAAATTCCGGTTTGCCCCATGATAAACTGATAGGAGTAGCGGTAGGCCCGGACCAGACTATTTGGGCTGCTACAGATAAAGGATTAGCAAGCTTCAACGGCAGTTCCTGGACCCAATATGCTAAATCCAATTCCGGACTTCCCAATGACAAGATTCTTTCGATAGGAGTGGATGGAGACGGAGAAGTTTGGATAGGTACAGATAAAGGCCTGGTAGAATACAATGGGAATGCCTGGACCGTTTTCAAAAAAAGTAATTCTCATCTCCCTGATGATCATCCTCACGCCATGATTGTGGATGATAAAGGAAACACCTGGGTAGGAACGCATAAAGGGATACATGTATTTGGAGCCAAAGTCCTGGCTTCCTTTTCCGGTGATCCTTCCATTTGCGTAGATCAGACCTATACCTTTTCCAATGCGACTATGAATGGGACCAGTTTTGAATGGCGATTGGATGGAGACCTGCTCAGTACCGATAGAGACCTGACTTATCATTTTGACAGAGCTGGCACCTATTTATTGACCCTGATTGCAAGTAATCGAGTCTCTTTCAATGTTTTTAGTCGTACCATAGAAGTCAAAGAACCCCTTGAGATAGACCTGGGCCCTGACCGCTCCTTGTGCGCCAATGCTTTTGTGCTGGATGCATGTACAGATGATCTGGTGTATAGATGGGTTAATAGCAATGGAGAGACACTTGGAAGGGAAAAGACCTTTACAGTCAGAGAAAGTGGAACCTACACCCTGATTGCAGAAAATGGCTGTGATCAGGTGGCCAATGCATCCGTACAGATTGATTTAAATGGAGATTGTGTATGGCCCGGAGACGCTAATGCGGATGGTAGAGTGAACAGTAGGGACTTCCTTACTATGGGGCTGCTTGAGGGCTTTCAAGGCAGCATGCGAAATGACAGAAGTACCCAATGGGAAGAGCAGCTTGCGGATAATTGGGTGATGTCTTTTCCAGATGATCATAGCCTGGCAGCAGATGTAAACTTCAAACATGCAGATGCCAATGGTGATGGTCTGATAGAGTTGAGTACCGATGGGCAAATAGTCTGGCAAAATGCCTATATGCCTGCAGAAGAAATTAATAACAGTGCCCCTAATGGAGCTATCCTGAGTTTACAGCATGAGTCAACGACCATTCTTTCTGAGGATACAGCGCTAATCGAATATGAACTCAAGTTGGATCAAAATGGAGGGCCTGTTCCTGATCTTTATGGATTGTCTTTTGCGCTTGATTATAATCTTCCCCTTGCACAGGAACCTGTCCTAAATTTGCAGAATGGGTGGATGGGAAATGCAGAATCTCTGATCATCCATGATTGGAACAATTTTCAGAATTGTCCGGAGGGTGGTCAACGTCAAATGGATATTGCCCTGAGTAGGATAGATGGACAAGGAGCTACAGGCAGTGGAAAAATTGGAACCCTGGGCATCATAGTGGTTGTCGATGATCTTGCAGGGGAAAATGATATCCTGGGATATGTAAGCCTTCAGATCACTCCCCGAAATCCCCTGATTCTTAATTCGATTGGAGAATATATTCCCCTGAATACAACTCTGAGTCAGGTAACTTCTGTAGTACCCTTAAGACTTGAGAAAGAGGAAAATGAGGGGATAACTGAAGAAAGCTTTCGCAGCCCTGAATTTCCCGCATTGACAGATTTTCTTCCATATCCAAATCCATTCAATGAAGAACTTACAGTATCATTTTCTCTCGAAGAAGATGAAGAGGTGCTGATTCAACTTAGAAATCTTCAGGGAGTGTTGATGAAAGAATGGACAGAAGCTTTTGTTGCCGGGACACACAAAAGTCTCTTACAATTCGAAGATTTGCCTCCGGGTTTGTATTTCCTCTATCTGGAAACAGAGAACCAAAGAGGAGTAAAGCGAGTTTGGATCAGTGAATGA